In Streptomyces longhuiensis, the following proteins share a genomic window:
- a CDS encoding phosphatase translates to MPIPGTPSRAALVDHLIRTRIAGDVATPRDNNLSHYRRLANGDRHYWLGLELGDRWTDEQDVLAVMAERCGVNDDPEYRFGQDTIDPQLTVDALDRMGARLRKAAAGKERVLFATGHPGGLLDVHRATAAALRAAGCEIVVIPEGLSTDEGMVFQFADVAVLERGATLWHTHSPDPMARILDGLEREGRPLPNLVVADHGWAGCAGQRGIDSIGYADCNDPALFVGEAEGTLQVTVPLDDHVTSPRHYDPMTAYLLDAAGLSPTD, encoded by the coding sequence ATGCCGATACCCGGGACCCCCAGCCGCGCCGCGCTCGTCGACCATCTGATCCGCACCCGCATCGCGGGCGACGTGGCCACACCCCGCGACAACAACCTCTCCCACTACCGCAGGCTCGCGAACGGCGACCGCCACTACTGGCTCGGCCTGGAGCTCGGCGACCGCTGGACCGACGAGCAGGACGTCCTCGCGGTGATGGCGGAGCGCTGCGGCGTGAACGACGACCCCGAGTACCGCTTCGGCCAGGACACCATCGACCCGCAGCTCACGGTCGACGCCCTGGACCGGATGGGCGCCCGGCTGCGCAAGGCGGCGGCCGGCAAGGAGCGCGTCCTGTTCGCGACGGGCCACCCGGGCGGCCTCCTGGACGTGCACCGCGCGACGGCCGCGGCGCTGCGCGCGGCGGGCTGCGAGATCGTCGTGATCCCCGAGGGCCTGTCGACGGACGAGGGCATGGTCTTCCAGTTCGCCGACGTGGCGGTCCTGGAGCGCGGCGCGACCCTGTGGCACACGCATTCCCCGGACCCCATGGCGCGGATCCTGGACGGCCTGGAGCGCGAGGGGCGCCCGCTGCCGAACCTCGTCGTCGCCGACCACGGCTGGGCGGGCTGCGCGGGCCAGCGGGGCATCGACTCCATCGGATACGCGGACTGCAACGACCCGGCGCTGTTCGTCGGCGAGGCGGAGGGCACCCTTCAGGTGACGGTGCCGCTCGACGACCACGTCACGAGCCCGCGCCACTACGACCCGATGACGGCCTACCTCCTCGACGCGGCGGGTCTCAGCCCCACGGATTGA
- a CDS encoding acyl-CoA dehydrogenase family protein — protein sequence MRRTVYNEDHEAFRDTIRAFIEAEVVPVYDEWFAAGQAPRDFYYKLAELGVFGIRVPEEFGGAGIDSYKFEAVMYEETSRAGVQFGGSGVHVLLGLPYIKMLATDEQKKRFLPKFVSGEEMWALAMTEPGTGSDLAGMKTTAKLSEDGTHYVLNGAKTFITGGVHADKVIVCARTDAPTAEDRRHGISLFAVDTKSEGYSIGRKLDKLGLKTSDTAELAFVDVKVPVEDLLGEENKGFYYLGHNLASERWGIAFGAYAQAKAAVRFAKEYVQERAVFGKPVASFQNTKFELAACQAEVDAAEAVADRALEALDAGELTPAEAASAKLFCTEVAHRVIDRCLQLHGGYGFMNEYPIARLYADNRVNRIYGGTSEIMKTIIAKDMGL from the coding sequence GTGCGCCGTACCGTTTACAACGAGGACCACGAGGCGTTCCGGGACACCATCCGCGCCTTCATCGAGGCCGAGGTCGTGCCCGTCTACGACGAGTGGTTCGCGGCCGGGCAGGCCCCGCGCGACTTCTACTACAAGCTCGCCGAGCTCGGCGTCTTCGGTATCCGCGTGCCCGAGGAGTTCGGCGGCGCCGGCATCGACTCGTACAAGTTCGAGGCGGTGATGTACGAGGAGACCTCGCGCGCGGGCGTCCAGTTCGGCGGCTCCGGCGTGCACGTGCTGCTCGGCCTCCCGTACATCAAGATGCTCGCCACCGACGAGCAGAAGAAGCGCTTCCTGCCGAAGTTCGTCTCCGGCGAGGAGATGTGGGCCCTCGCGATGACCGAGCCGGGCACCGGCTCCGACCTCGCGGGCATGAAGACCACCGCCAAGCTCTCCGAGGACGGCACGCACTACGTCCTCAACGGCGCCAAGACCTTCATCACCGGCGGTGTCCACGCCGACAAGGTGATCGTCTGCGCCCGCACCGACGCGCCCACCGCCGAGGACCGCCGCCACGGCATCTCCCTCTTCGCGGTGGACACCAAGTCCGAGGGCTACTCCATAGGCCGCAAGCTCGACAAGCTCGGCCTGAAGACCTCCGACACCGCCGAGCTGGCGTTCGTCGACGTGAAGGTCCCCGTCGAGGACCTCCTCGGCGAGGAGAACAAGGGCTTCTACTACCTCGGCCACAACCTCGCCTCCGAGCGCTGGGGCATCGCCTTCGGCGCCTACGCGCAGGCCAAGGCCGCCGTCCGGTTCGCCAAGGAGTACGTCCAGGAGCGCGCCGTCTTCGGCAAGCCCGTCGCCTCCTTCCAGAACACCAAGTTCGAGCTGGCCGCCTGCCAGGCCGAGGTGGACGCCGCCGAGGCCGTCGCCGACCGCGCCCTCGAGGCCCTCGACGCGGGCGAGCTGACCCCCGCCGAGGCCGCCAGCGCCAAGCTGTTCTGCACCGAGGTCGCGCACCGCGTCATCGACCGCTGCCTCCAGCTGCACGGCGGCTACGGCTTCATGAACGAGTACCCGATCGCGCGCCTGTACGCGGACAACCGCGTCAACCGCATCTACGGCGGCACCAGCGAGATCATGAAGACGATCATCGCGAAGGACATGGGCCTGTAA
- a CDS encoding acetyl/propionyl/methylcrotonyl-CoA carboxylase subunit alpha: MFDTVLVANRGEIAVRVIRTLRALGIRSVAVYSDADADARHVREADTAVRIGPPPAGESYLRVDRLLEAAARSGAQAVHPGYGFLAENAAFARACADAGLVFIGPSADAISLMGDKIRAKETVKAAGVPVVPGSSGSGLTDAQLADAAREIGMPVLLKPSAGGGGKGMRLVRDEALLGDEIAAARREARASFGDDTLLVERWVDRPRHIEIQVLADGHGHVIHLGERECSLQRRHQKIIEEAPSVLLDEATRAAMGEAAVQAARSCGYRGAGTVEFIVPGNDPSSYYFMEMNTRLQVEHPVTELITGVDLVEWQLRVAAGERLPYAQDDIELTGHAVEARICAEDPSRGFLPSGGTVVSLREPQGDGVRTDSGLSEGTEVGSLYDPMLSKVIAYGPDRATALRKLRAALAGTVTLGVPTNAGFLRRLLAHPAVVAGELDTGLVEREADGLVPGEVPEEVYEAAAAVRRAELTPSGSGWTDPFAQPTGWRLGGTPAPVDFHLKAAGHEPVTHRARGTHTVGADSVTVHLDGLTHTFHRAGDWLGREGDAWHVQDFDPVAASLTGAGHSGADSLTAPMPGTVTVVKVAVGDEVVAGQSLLVVEAMKMEHVISAPHAGTVAELDVTPGTTVAMDQILAVVTPHEEVTA; the protein is encoded by the coding sequence ATGTTCGACACCGTTCTTGTGGCCAACCGCGGCGAGATCGCCGTCCGCGTCATCCGTACGCTGCGGGCGCTCGGCATCCGCTCGGTGGCCGTGTACAGCGACGCGGACGCCGACGCCCGCCATGTGCGGGAGGCCGACACGGCGGTCCGCATCGGGCCGCCGCCCGCGGGCGAGAGCTACCTCCGCGTGGACCGGCTCCTCGAAGCGGCCGCGCGCTCGGGCGCGCAGGCCGTCCACCCGGGCTACGGCTTCCTCGCGGAGAACGCCGCGTTCGCGCGGGCCTGCGCCGACGCCGGCCTCGTCTTCATCGGCCCCTCCGCCGACGCGATCTCCCTCATGGGCGACAAGATCCGCGCCAAGGAGACCGTGAAGGCGGCCGGGGTCCCGGTCGTGCCCGGCTCGTCGGGCAGCGGCCTGACCGATGCCCAACTGGCGGACGCGGCACGGGAGATCGGCATGCCCGTACTGCTCAAGCCGTCCGCCGGCGGCGGCGGCAAGGGCATGCGCCTGGTGCGTGACGAGGCGCTGCTCGGCGACGAGATCGCGGCCGCGCGCCGCGAGGCCCGCGCCTCCTTCGGCGACGACACGCTGCTCGTGGAGCGCTGGGTCGACCGCCCCCGGCACATCGAGATCCAAGTCCTGGCCGACGGCCACGGGCACGTGATCCACCTGGGCGAGCGCGAGTGCTCCCTCCAGCGCCGCCACCAGAAGATCATCGAGGAGGCGCCGAGCGTCCTCCTCGACGAGGCGACGCGCGCGGCGATGGGCGAGGCCGCGGTGCAGGCGGCCCGCTCGTGCGGGTACCGCGGCGCCGGCACGGTGGAGTTCATCGTGCCGGGCAACGACCCTTCGTCGTACTACTTCATGGAGATGAACACCCGCCTCCAGGTGGAGCACCCGGTCACGGAGCTGATCACGGGCGTCGACCTGGTGGAGTGGCAGCTGCGGGTCGCCGCCGGCGAGCGACTGCCGTACGCGCAGGACGACATCGAGCTGACCGGGCACGCGGTCGAGGCGCGGATCTGCGCCGAGGACCCCTCGCGCGGCTTCCTGCCCTCGGGCGGCACGGTCGTCTCGCTGCGCGAGCCGCAGGGCGACGGGGTGCGCACCGACTCCGGCCTCAGCGAGGGCACGGAGGTCGGGAGCCTGTACGACCCGATGCTGTCGAAGGTCATCGCGTACGGGCCCGACCGGGCGACCGCCCTGCGCAAGCTGCGCGCCGCCCTCGCGGGGACGGTCACCCTGGGCGTGCCGACGAACGCCGGGTTCCTGCGGCGGCTGCTCGCGCATCCGGCGGTCGTGGCGGGCGAGTTGGACACGGGGCTCGTCGAGCGCGAGGCCGACGGACTGGTCCCCGGCGAGGTGCCGGAGGAGGTGTACGAAGCGGCCGCCGCGGTCCGCCGGGCGGAGCTGACGCCGTCGGGATCCGGCTGGACCGACCCGTTCGCGCAGCCGACGGGCTGGCGCCTGGGCGGCACGCCCGCACCGGTCGACTTCCACCTCAAGGCCGCGGGACACGAACCCGTCACGCACCGCGCGCGCGGCACCCACACCGTCGGCGCCGACAGCGTCACCGTCCACCTGGACGGCCTGACCCACACCTTCCACCGGGCCGGTGACTGGCTGGGCCGCGAAGGTGACGCCTGGCACGTGCAGGACTTCGACCCGGTGGCGGCCTCGCTGACCGGCGCCGGGCACTCCGGCGCCGACTCCCTCACCGCGCCGATGCCCGGCACGGTGACCGTGGTGAAGGTGGCCGTCGGCGACGAAGTGGTCGCGGGGCAGAGCCTGTTGGTGGTCGAGGCGATGAAGATGGAGCACGTCATCTCCGCCCCGCACGCCGGCACCGTGGCCGAGCTGGACGTCACACCGGGCACGACGGTCGCGATGGACCAGATCCTCGCGGTCGTCACGCCGCACGAGGAGGTGACGGCATGA
- a CDS encoding cation diffusion facilitator family transporter produces the protein MGTSAEQSGTAGDAGEDGGGESVTTVLVAAAANLGIALAKAVAGIISGSSAMLSEAAHSVADTVTEVLLLTALKRSEKPADEEHPLGYGPERYIWAMLAAVATFVGGAVFSLYDGIHTLIAGEELGNPLISYIVLAVAFLLEGFSLRTGIKQARGEAERMGAPVGRYLQRTPDTAVKAVVMEDSAALVGLFLAAGGLLGGQLTGSGVWDAIASLCIGALLLSVAWVLGRSNAELLIGRPLPKPVRLEIRRILAGVEHIEAVLELTTLVQGPREALVAAKVDLRDTSTAAQIEWACEEAARRLRERFPNVTRVYLDPTPGFAQRREEGLNPWG, from the coding sequence ATGGGCACGAGCGCTGAGCAGAGTGGGACGGCCGGGGACGCGGGGGAGGACGGCGGGGGCGAGAGCGTCACCACCGTCCTCGTGGCGGCCGCCGCCAATCTCGGGATCGCCCTCGCCAAGGCCGTCGCCGGAATCATCAGCGGGTCGAGCGCCATGCTCTCGGAGGCCGCCCACTCGGTCGCCGACACGGTCACCGAGGTGCTGCTGCTCACCGCGCTGAAGCGCAGCGAGAAGCCCGCGGACGAGGAACATCCCCTCGGCTACGGGCCCGAGCGCTACATCTGGGCCATGCTCGCCGCCGTCGCCACGTTCGTCGGCGGCGCCGTCTTCTCCCTCTACGACGGCATCCACACCCTGATCGCCGGCGAGGAGCTGGGCAACCCGCTCATCTCGTACATCGTCCTCGCCGTCGCCTTCCTCCTGGAGGGCTTCTCGCTGCGCACGGGCATCAAGCAGGCGCGCGGCGAGGCCGAGCGCATGGGGGCGCCCGTGGGCCGGTATCTGCAGCGCACCCCCGACACCGCCGTCAAGGCCGTCGTCATGGAGGACTCGGCCGCCCTCGTCGGCCTGTTCCTCGCCGCGGGCGGCCTGCTCGGCGGTCAGCTCACCGGCTCCGGCGTCTGGGACGCCATCGCCTCCCTGTGCATCGGCGCGCTGCTCCTGTCCGTCGCCTGGGTCCTCGGACGGTCCAACGCCGAACTCCTCATCGGGCGCCCGCTGCCCAAGCCGGTCCGCCTGGAGATCCGCCGAATCCTCGCCGGCGTCGAGCACATCGAGGCCGTACTCGAACTGACCACCCTCGTCCAGGGGCCGCGCGAGGCGCTCGTCGCGGCGAAGGTCGACCTGCGCGACACCTCCACCGCCGCGCAGATCGAGTGGGCCTGCGAGGAGGCGGCCCGCCGGCTGCGCGAGCGGTTCCCGAACGTGACCCGGGTCTACCTCGACCCGACGCCCGGGTTCGCGCAGCGGCGCGAGGAAGGGCTCAATCCGTGGGGCTGA
- a CDS encoding TetR/AcrR family transcriptional regulator encodes MATRTDAPTRREQILKEAARLFAERGFHGVGVDEIGAAVGISGPGLYRHFAGKDAMLAELLVGISGRLLTGGKRRLAESDGGDPEALLDSLIEGHIDFALDDRPLITLHDRELDRLRDSDRKLVRQLQRQYVELWVEAVREVYPGLVEQPARAAVHAVFGLLNSTPHLGRSGGLPGREATAGLLHRMARGAFEAAQA; translated from the coding sequence ATGGCCACCAGAACCGACGCACCCACCCGCCGCGAGCAGATCCTCAAGGAGGCCGCGCGGCTGTTCGCCGAGCGCGGGTTCCACGGGGTCGGCGTCGACGAGATAGGTGCCGCGGTCGGCATCAGCGGCCCTGGGCTCTACCGTCACTTCGCGGGCAAGGACGCGATGCTCGCCGAGCTGCTGGTCGGCATCAGCGGGCGGCTCCTGACCGGCGGCAAGCGCCGTCTCGCCGAGTCCGACGGCGGCGATCCCGAGGCGCTGCTCGACTCGCTCATCGAGGGGCACATCGACTTCGCCCTCGACGACCGTCCCCTGATCACCCTGCACGACCGTGAGCTGGACCGCCTGCGCGACAGCGACCGCAAGCTGGTGCGCCAGCTCCAGCGCCAGTACGTCGAGCTGTGGGTCGAGGCGGTGCGTGAGGTCTATCCCGGCCTGGTCGAGCAGCCCGCGAGGGCCGCGGTGCACGCGGTCTTCGGTCTGCTCAACTCGACCCCGCACCTCGGCAGGTCCGGCGGACTGCCCGGCCGCGAGGCGACGGCCGGCCTGCTGCACCGCATGGCGCGCGGGGCCTTCGAGGCCGCCCAGGCGTGA
- a CDS encoding carboxyl transferase domain-containing protein, with the protein MQEAPELTSAADPASEAWKANEAAHEALADELRGKLAAARLGGGERARARHTARGKLLPRDRVDTLLDPGSPFLELAPLAADGMYGDQAPAAGVIAGIGRVSGRECVIVANDATVKGGTYYPMTVKKHLRAQEVALENHLPCVYLVDSGGAFLPMQDEVFPDREHFGRIFYNQARMSGAGIPQIAAVLGSCTAGGAYVPAMSDEAVIVRNQGTIFLGGPPLVKAATGEVVTAEELGGGEVHSRVSGVTDHLAEDDAHALRIVRTIVSTLPERGPLPWSVTPAIEPKVDPAGLYGAVPVDSRTPYDVREVIARVVDGSRFAEFKAEFGQTLITGFARIHGHPVGIVANNGILFSESAQKGAHFIELCDQRGIPLVFLQNISGFMVGRDYEAGGIAKHGAKMVTAVASTRVPKLTVVVGGSYGAGNYSMCGRAYSPRFLWMWPNAKISVMGGEQAASVLATVKRDQMEARGEQWPAEEEDAFKAPIRAQYEEQGNAYYATARLWDDGVIDPLETRQVLGLALTACAHAPLPEKSGGFGVFRM; encoded by the coding sequence ATGCAGGAGGCACCGGAGCTGACGAGCGCGGCGGACCCCGCGTCGGAGGCCTGGAAGGCCAACGAGGCGGCGCACGAGGCGCTGGCCGACGAGCTGCGCGGCAAGCTGGCCGCGGCCCGGCTCGGCGGCGGTGAGCGGGCCCGCGCCCGGCACACCGCGCGCGGCAAGCTGCTGCCGCGCGACCGCGTGGACACACTGCTCGACCCGGGCTCCCCGTTCCTGGAGCTGGCGCCGCTGGCGGCCGACGGGATGTACGGGGACCAGGCCCCGGCCGCCGGGGTGATCGCCGGGATCGGGCGGGTCAGCGGCCGCGAGTGCGTGATCGTCGCCAATGACGCGACGGTCAAGGGCGGCACGTACTACCCGATGACGGTGAAGAAGCACCTGCGCGCCCAGGAGGTGGCCCTGGAGAACCACCTGCCGTGCGTCTACCTGGTGGACTCGGGCGGCGCCTTCCTGCCGATGCAGGACGAGGTCTTCCCCGACCGCGAGCACTTCGGGCGGATCTTCTACAACCAGGCGCGGATGTCGGGCGCCGGCATCCCCCAGATCGCGGCGGTCCTCGGCTCGTGCACGGCGGGCGGCGCGTACGTCCCGGCGATGAGCGACGAGGCCGTGATCGTGCGCAATCAGGGCACGATCTTCCTGGGCGGCCCGCCCCTGGTGAAGGCCGCCACCGGCGAGGTCGTCACCGCCGAGGAGCTGGGCGGCGGCGAGGTGCACTCACGGGTCTCGGGCGTCACGGACCATCTCGCCGAGGACGACGCGCACGCGCTGCGGATCGTGCGGACGATCGTCTCGACGCTCCCGGAGCGCGGCCCGCTGCCCTGGTCGGTCACCCCGGCGATCGAGCCGAAGGTGGACCCCGCGGGGCTGTACGGCGCGGTGCCGGTCGACTCGCGCACCCCGTACGACGTGCGGGAGGTCATCGCGCGCGTGGTGGACGGCTCGCGGTTCGCCGAGTTCAAGGCGGAGTTCGGGCAGACCCTCATCACGGGCTTCGCCCGCATCCACGGCCACCCGGTCGGGATCGTCGCGAACAACGGCATCCTGTTCTCCGAGTCGGCCCAGAAGGGCGCGCACTTCATCGAGCTGTGCGACCAGCGCGGCATCCCGCTGGTGTTCCTGCAGAACATCTCGGGCTTCATGGTGGGGCGCGACTACGAGGCGGGCGGGATCGCCAAGCACGGCGCCAAGATGGTCACGGCCGTCGCCAGCACCCGCGTGCCGAAGCTGACCGTCGTCGTCGGCGGATCGTACGGGGCGGGCAACTACTCGATGTGCGGCCGGGCCTACTCGCCGCGCTTCCTGTGGATGTGGCCCAACGCCAAGATCTCCGTGATGGGCGGCGAGCAGGCCGCCTCCGTCCTCGCGACCGTCAAGCGCGACCAGATGGAGGCGCGGGGCGAACAGTGGCCCGCCGAGGAGGAGGACGCCTTCAAGGCGCCGATCCGGGCCCAGTACGAGGAGCAGGGGAACGCCTACTACGCGACGGCCCGCCTCTGGGACGACGGCGTGATCGACCCGCTGGAGACCCGGCAGGTCCTCGGCCTCGCCCTGACCGCCTGTGCCCACGCGCCACTGCCGGAGAAGTCCGGCGGCTTCGGCGTCTTCCGGATGTGA
- a CDS encoding acyl-CoA thioesterase: MNQALESLLDLLDLEQIEQDIFRGQSRSAVVPRVFGGQVAAQALVAAGRTVPGDRHAHSLHAYFLRPGDPGAPIVYTVDRIRDGRSFTTRRVVAVQHGQPIFHLSASFQTYEDGLEHQAAMPPAPDPETLPTAAEMLPRYADAFVEPGVAERLLEAREAVDLRYVDAPPFGSVGTPQEPRSQVWFRTNGKLHGVIDEPLLHVCLATYVSDMTLLDSVLLAHGRGGWAVGDVVGASLDHAMWFHRPFRADEWLLYDQESPSASGGRGLGQARIYTRDGQLAISVIQEGVVRVPR, translated from the coding sequence ATGAATCAGGCACTGGAGTCCCTGCTCGATCTGCTCGACCTGGAGCAGATCGAGCAGGACATCTTCCGCGGGCAGTCCCGCTCCGCCGTGGTCCCCCGGGTCTTCGGCGGACAGGTGGCTGCCCAGGCGCTCGTCGCCGCCGGGCGCACCGTTCCCGGCGACCGGCACGCCCACTCGCTGCACGCGTACTTCCTGCGGCCCGGCGACCCGGGCGCGCCCATCGTCTACACGGTCGACCGGATCCGCGACGGGCGCTCCTTCACCACGCGCCGCGTCGTCGCCGTCCAGCACGGGCAGCCGATCTTCCATCTCTCGGCGTCCTTCCAGACGTACGAGGACGGGCTCGAGCACCAGGCGGCCATGCCGCCCGCGCCCGACCCCGAGACGCTGCCCACCGCCGCCGAGATGCTGCCGCGCTACGCCGACGCGTTCGTCGAGCCCGGCGTCGCCGAGCGGCTCCTCGAAGCGCGCGAGGCCGTCGACCTGCGGTACGTGGACGCGCCGCCGTTCGGCAGCGTGGGCACCCCGCAGGAGCCGCGCTCGCAGGTCTGGTTCCGTACGAACGGCAAGCTCCACGGCGTCATCGACGAGCCGCTGCTGCACGTCTGCCTCGCCACGTACGTCTCCGACATGACGCTCCTCGACTCCGTGCTGCTCGCGCACGGGCGCGGGGGATGGGCCGTGGGCGACGTGGTCGGCGCCTCGCTCGACCACGCGATGTGGTTCCACCGCCCGTTCCGCGCGGACGAATGGCTCCTGTACGACCAGGAGTCGCCGTCGGCCTCGGGCGGGCGCGGCCTCGGCCAGGCCCGCATCTACACGCGCGACGGACAGCTCGCCATCTCGGTGATCCAGGAGGGCGTCGTCCGCGTCCCGAGGTGA
- a CDS encoding hydroxymethylglutaryl-CoA lyase → MSTPTSSALPMVVPSQDLPARVRIHEVGARDGLQNEKATVPTAVKAEFVHRLAAAGLTTIEATSFVHPKWVPQLADAEALFPMLRNFEGGARPHLPVLVPNERGLDRALALGARRVAVFASATESFAKANLNRTVDEALAMFEPVVTRAKEGRAHVRGYLSMCFGDPWEGAVPVHQVVRVAKALMDMGCDELSLGDTIGVATPGHVQTLLAELNEEGVPTNAIGVHFHDTYGQALSNTLAALQHGVTTVDASAGGLGGCPYAKSATGNLATEDLVWMLSGLGIETGVDLGRLTATSAWMAEQLGRPSPSRTVRALVKTAQPLQEQ, encoded by the coding sequence ATGAGTACTCCCACATCCTCCGCACTGCCCATGGTCGTGCCCTCCCAGGATCTGCCCGCGCGCGTGCGGATCCACGAGGTCGGCGCGCGCGACGGGCTGCAGAACGAGAAGGCGACGGTCCCCACGGCGGTGAAGGCGGAGTTCGTGCACCGCCTCGCGGCCGCGGGCCTGACCACCATCGAGGCGACCAGCTTCGTGCACCCCAAGTGGGTGCCCCAACTGGCCGACGCGGAAGCCCTGTTCCCGATGCTCCGGAACTTCGAGGGCGGGGCCCGCCCGCACCTGCCCGTGCTCGTACCGAACGAGCGGGGTCTGGACCGGGCCCTCGCGCTCGGGGCGCGCCGCGTCGCCGTGTTCGCCAGCGCCACGGAGTCCTTCGCCAAGGCCAATCTGAACCGGACGGTGGACGAGGCGCTCGCCATGTTCGAGCCGGTCGTGACCCGCGCCAAGGAGGGCCGGGCGCATGTGCGCGGCTATCTCTCCATGTGCTTCGGGGACCCCTGGGAGGGCGCCGTCCCGGTCCACCAGGTCGTCCGGGTCGCCAAGGCCCTCATGGACATGGGCTGCGACGAGCTGAGCCTCGGCGACACGATCGGCGTCGCGACGCCGGGCCACGTCCAGACGCTCCTGGCCGAGCTCAACGAGGAGGGCGTGCCGACGAACGCGATCGGCGTGCACTTCCACGACACGTATGGCCAGGCCCTGTCCAACACCCTCGCGGCGCTCCAGCACGGAGTGACCACCGTGGACGCCTCCGCCGGCGGCCTCGGCGGCTGCCCGTACGCGAAGAGCGCCACCGGAAACCTCGCCACCGAAGACCTCGTGTGGATGCTTTCGGGCCTCGGCATCGAGACCGGGGTCGACCTGGGCCGTCTCACCGCCACCAGCGCGTGGATGGCCGAACAGCTGGGCCGTCCCAGCCCGTCCCGCACCGTCCGCGCCCTCGTGAAGACGGCACAGCCCCTACAGGAGCAGTGA